In one Tripterygium wilfordii isolate XIE 37 chromosome 22, ASM1340144v1, whole genome shotgun sequence genomic region, the following are encoded:
- the LOC119991038 gene encoding protein TIC110, chloroplastic-like — protein MNPSLLTNPPSCTSHRPLLFYNFLNPSFSNTINRRCFRVSVPRSSSSDQPSSSTSLSTDSTSPSTHDIFGGKKELTGIQPVVEKLSPPLRLATSAIILAGAIAAGYGLGSRFGKNRNAALGGAAVVGVAGGTMVYALSTAVPEVAATELHNYVADCDDPGAVKKEYINGIARKYGVSKQDEAFNMELCDIYCRFVSSVLPPGNEDLKGHEVETIINFKTALGIDDPDAAAMHMEIGRRIFRQRLEVGDRDGDKEQRQAFQKLIYVSTLVFGEASSFLLPWKRVFKVTDSQVEIAIRDNAQLLYASKLKSVGRGVNAEQLVNLRQAQLLYRLSNELAEDLFREHTRKLAEENITAALIILKSRTRTVRGVTQVVEELDKILTFNNSLIALKNHQDTGHFALGVGPISLLGGVYDGDKKIDDLKLLYRAYITDALSGGRMEENKPFALSQLRNIFGLGKREAEAITLDVTSKVYRKRLAQAVSGGDLEAADSKAAFLQKLCDELHFDPQKASEVHEEIYRQKLQRCVADGELSDEHVAALLRLRVMLCIPQQTVEAAHSDICGSLFEKVVKDAIASGVDGYDADVKKAVRKAAHGLRLTREAAMSIASKAVRRIFMNYIRQARAAENRTQAAKTLKQLIAFNNLVVTDLVADIKGESTDTDTSREESIKEEKEQIEVDEEWESLETIRKIKPDKDLAARMGRPGQTEITLKEDLPERDRTDLYKTYLLYCLTGEVTRIPFGAQITTKKDDSEYIYLNQLGGILGLTTKEIVDVHRTLAEQAFRQQAEILLADGQLTRARIEQLNEVQKQVGLPPEYAQKVIKSITTTKMAAALETAVGEGRLNIKQIRELKEAGVDLDNMISGSLRENLYKKTVDDIFSSGTGEFDEEEVYDKIPSDLNISADKAKRIVHDLARSRLSNSLIQAVALLRQRNHKGVVSSLNDLLACDKAVPSEPLSWDVSEEVADLYTMYMKSDPVPEKLSRLQNLLGISNSTAAALQEIGDRVISVGAEEENFVF, from the exons ATGAATCCTTCTCTCCTTACGAACCCTCCTTCATGTACCTCGCATCGCCCACTTCTCTTTTATAATTTCCTCAATCCGTCGTTCTCCAACACCATTAACCGGCGCTGTTTCAGAGTCTCCGTCCCCCGAAGCTCCTCGTCAGACCAACCATCATCCTCCACTTCCCTATCCACTGACTCCACGTCTCCTTCTACCCATGACATATTTGGAGGCAAGAAGGAGCTCACGGGGATCCAGCCAGTGGTGGAGAAACTGTCGCCGCCGCTCAGATTAGCGACCTCTGCCATCATTCTAGCTGGAGCTATTGCTGCCGGATATGGGCTGGGGTCTCGGTTTGGTAAGAACCGAAATGCTGCTTTGGGTGGTGCTGCCGTGGTTGGTGTGGCTGGAGGTACCATGGTTTATGCCTTGAGTACAGCTGTGCCGGAGGTTGCGGCCACAGAGTTACATAATTACGTGGCTGATTGCGACGATCCTGGTGCTGTTAAGAAGGAGTATATCAATGGAATTGCTAGAAA ATACGGTGTGAGCAAGCAAGATGAGGCATTTAACATGGAGCTTTGTGATATATACTGTCG GTTTGTGTCTTCTGTCCTTCCTCCGGGAAATGAAGATCTTAAAGGCCATGAAGTTGAAAcgataattaacttcaaaactGCTTTAGGCATCGATGACCCTGATGCAGCTGCCATGCACATGGAG ATTGGTAGGAGAATATTCAGACAAAGGCTTGAAGTTGGAGATCGTGATGGTGACAAGGAGCAGCGTCAG GCGTTTCAGAAGCTAATCTATGTATCAACTCTTGTCTTTGGAGAAGCATCATCATTCCTTTTACCTTGGAAACGAGTTTTCAAGGTCACAGACTCCCAG GTTGAAATTGCTATTCGTGATAATGCTCAGCTCTTATATGCTTCCAAGTTGAAATCAGTTGGGAGAG GTGTTAATGCGGAACAGCTCGTTAATCTTAGGCAAGCACAACTTTTATATAGGCTTTCTAACGAG CTGGCGGAGGACTTGTTCAGGGAGCATACAAGAAAACTGGCTGAGGAAAATATAACAGCTGCACTTATTATTCTGAAGTCTAGGACAAGAACTGT CAGGGGAGTCACACAAGTTGTGGAAGAGCTTGATAAGATATTGACATTCAATAATTCTCTTATTGCATTGAAGAACCATCAAGATACTGGTCACTTTGCTCTAGGGGTTGGTCCAATTTCATTATTAG GTGGTGTGTATGATGGTGATAAAAAGATTGATGACTTGAAGCTTCTCTACAGAGCTTATATTACAGATGCTTTATCAGGTGGTCGTATGGAGGAAAATAAG CCTTTTGCATTGAGCCAATTAAGGAATATATTTGGTTTGGGTAAGCGCGAGGCAGAAGCCATTACGCTTGATGTTACATCAAAGGTGTATCGTAAAAGGCTCGCCCAAGCTGTTTCTGGTGGTGATCTAGAGGCGGCAGATAGCAAGGCAGCCTTCCTCCAAAAGCTCTGTGATGAGTTACACTTTGATCCACAGAAGGCCAGTGAGGTTCATGAAG AAATTTATCGCCAGAAGCTTCAGCGATGTGTTGCTGATGGGGAGCTCAGTGATGAACATGTTGCTGCTTTGCTGAGGTTGCGCGTCATGCTATGTATTCCTCAGCAAACTGTTGAAGCTGCTCACTCCGATATTTGTGGCAGTTTGTTTGAGAAG GTGGTGAAGGATGCTATTGCTTCAGGTGTTGATGGCTATGATGCTGATGTTAAGAAGGCTGTGAGGAAGGCTGCACATGGATTGCGATTGACACGGGAGGCTGCCATGTCTATTGCTAGCAAGGCA GTTCGTAGGATTTTCATGAATTATATTAGACAAGCACGGGCAGCAGAGAACCGTACCCAGGCTGCAAAAACACTGAAGCAGTTAATAGCTTTCAACAACTTAGTTGTGACTGACTTGGTGGCAGATATAAAAGGGGAATCAACTGATACAGATACTTCAAGAGAGGAGTCTATCAAGGAGGAAAAAGAACAAATTGAAGTGGATGAAGAATGGGAGTCCCTTGAGACTATTAGGAAAATAAAACCAGACAAAGATCTTGCTGCCAGGATGGGAAGGCCTGGCCAGACAGAGATAACTCTCAAAGAGGATCTCCCTGAAAGAGATAGGACCGACCTTTACAAGACATATTTGCTTTATTGTCTGACAGGTGAAGTGACCAGGATCCCATTTGGTGCACAGATTACTACAAAAAAAGATGATTCAGAATACATTTATCTAAATCAGCTTGGTGGGATCCTGGGTTTGACCACTAAAGAGATAGTTGATGTTCATAGGACTCTTGCTGAGCAGGCTTTCCGCCAACAAGCTGAGATCCTTTTAGCTGATGGACAATTGACAAGAGCCAGGATTGAGCAGCTTAATGAAGTGCAGAAGCAAGTAGGCTTGCCTCCTGAGTATGCACAAAAGGTTATAAAGAGCATAACGACGACAAAAATGGCAGCTGCCCTTGAAACAGCAGTCGGTGAAGGGAGACTGAATATAAAGCAGATTAGAGAACTAAAAGAAGCAGGTGTGGATTTAGACAACATGATATCTGGGAGCTTGCGAGAGAACCTCTACAAAAAAACTGTAGATGACATTTTCTCATCAGGCACCGGAGAGTTTGACGAGGAGGAAGTCTATGATAAAATCCCATCAGATCTCAACATCAGTGCCGATAAGGCAAAAAGGATTGTCCACGACCTTGCGAGAAGTAGATTATCGAACTCACTGATTCAGGCTGTTGCACTACTAAGGCAGAGAAACCATAAGGGGGTG GTCTCATCTCTTAACGACTTGTTGGCTTGTGACAAAGCTGTTCCTTCTGAGCCATTGTCATGGGATGTTTCAGAAGAAGTTGCCGATCTATATACAATGTACATGAAAAGTGATCCAGTTCCTGAAAAACTGTCACGGTTGCAAAATCTCCTTGGCATAAGCAATTCAACAGCTGCTGCTTTACAAGAGATTGGAGATAGAGTAATTTCAGTAGGAGCAGAGGAAGAAAACTTTGTATTCTGA